A genomic region of Anas platyrhynchos isolate ZD024472 breed Pekin duck chromosome 9, IASCAAS_PekinDuck_T2T, whole genome shotgun sequence contains the following coding sequences:
- the IL12A gene encoding interleukin-12 subunit alpha → MQRARCYPRAPPGPPHIPGSPAHPRPPAHPRPPTGALWVPCGIPGGPAAFGSPPGKEQRPGEVLLRRPYKSGAAPQSSRRARGTAMEKRSTSRGRGRATSIAGGTGIGTGTGTGRGSGRWALLAALCLALPLPVPALPPPVRSLVPELRRSRALLEAARASLLSLKERGTLGFECTLEEVDLEDITKDRINTLKACTSEDPRTGNCPVLESPTFDKHKCLQGIYEDLKAYRAELSDQKVLTSIDEMMKAMQPGSPGALQPPPSAALTSFKDRMRLCGVLHAFRIRAVTIDRMMNYLSAL, encoded by the exons ATGCAGCGGGCGCGCTGCTACCCACGGGCACCCCCGGGTCCCCCGCACATCCCCGGGTCCCCCGCACATCCCCGGCCCCCCGCACACCCCCGACCGCCCACGGGGGCTCTCTGGGTGCCCTGCGGGATTCCCGGCGGCCCCGCGGCTTTCGGCTCCCCTCCTGGAAAGGAACAGCGCCCCGGGGAAGTCCTGCTCCGCCGCCCCTATAAAAGCGGCGCGGCCCCGCAGAGCAGCCGGAGAGCCCGGGGCACAGCCATGGAGAAGCGAAGCACctccaggggcaggggcagagccaCCAGCATCGCCGGGGGCACCGGGATCGgtaccggcaccggcaccggcaggGGCTCGGGGCGCTGGGCGCTGCTGGCCGCGCTCTGCCTGGCGCTGCCCCTGCCCGTCccggcgctgccgccgcccgTTCGCAGCCTGGTCCCGGAGCTGCGCCGCTCCCGGGCgctgctggaggctgccagAGCCTCGCTGCTCAGCCTCAAG GAACGTGGGACGCTGGGATTTGAATGTACCCTGGAGGAGGTTGATCTCGAAGACATCACTAAGGATCGAATCAACACGCTAAAAGCTTGCACGTCCGAGGACCCAAGG ACTGGAAACTGTCCAGTGCTGGAAAGTCCTACTTTTGATAAG CATAAATGCCTGCAGGGGATCTATGAAGATCTGAAAGCCTACAGGGCAGAGCTCAGTGATCAGAAGGTGCTGACGTCCATTGACGAGATGATGAAA GCCATGCAGCCGGGCAGCCCGGGCGCGCTGCAGCCGCCGCCCAGCGCAGCGCTGACCTCCTTCAAGGACCGCATGAGGCTCTGCGGTGTCCTGCACGCCTTCCGCATCCGCGCCGTCACCATCGACAGGATGATGAACTACCTGAGCGCCCTCTGA